The sequence below is a genomic window from Flagellimonas marinaquae.
GGAGGCTGAGTTTAAGATTATGGGAGATAACGGGTCAGTGCTCCAAGAGTTAAAACAAAGCTATTGAGCCTTGTACCTTGGTCGAAAAAGTGTAAGTTTGCGCAAAATTTAAAAAATGACTGGAAATAGAACATTTACCATGATTAAGCCTGATGCCGTAGAAAATGGGTATATCGGGGCAATTTTGGATAAAATTACGGCTGCCGGATTTAAGATTGTGGCCATGAAGTACACACAATTGAGCAAAAGGGATGCCGAAATATTCTATGCCATCCACAAGGAGCGTCCATTTTTTGGCGAATTGGTGGAGTTTATGACAAGGGGTCCCATTGTGGCGGCCATTTTGGAAAAGGACAATGCGGTGGACGATTTCCGTGCTTTGATAGGGGCAACCAACCCAGAGGAAGCAGCAGAAGGAACCATCCGTAAACTGTACGCTGCCAGCATCGGAGAAAATGCCGTTCACGGTTCCGATAGTGATGAAAATGCCGCTATCGAAGGGACTTTCCACTTTTCAGGAAGGGAAATCTACTAGTTTAATACAACATTGATATAAAAAAAGCCACCTGAAAAAGGTGGCTTTTTTGTTTTTTAGTTGATCACCGTAAAACCAATTTTTTAACCAGCTCCTTTCCCATTTCCTCATTGATCATTTTAATGATCTTGCTCTTGCCCAAGCTCAATTCTTCCCGAAGTACGGAGGAGGAAAGAGAAACAAACAAAGTTTCATTTTTAAGCTCAACGGCAGTGGTGTAATTGTTTACCCCGTTTCCCATCAAGTTGGTCCATGCCTCCCTGGCGTTCACCTTATCCATTCCCTTTTGGAGCTTGTTCTCTTGGATAAACTCGTTCAGTGCTTCGCTGAGTGGAATATGTGAACTGTGTCTCTTGGCCATTATTGGGGAATTTTAATGGGTTCGAACCGTTTATATTTATAGGTAATACCTTCTTGGTTGGTTACCGAAAACGAAAGGGAATCCAATTGTACCAGTTTTTCTTCCCACTCGCTCAAAGGGGTGGAATAGCGTAAAATTACTGATTCGTTGATGTTCGATATTTGAAAGCTTTCTACATCTTTTGTTGTGTCGTAGGTGCCATCAAATTGCGGTTTCATTTTTTTACGATATCCTTGGTCATCATTTACTTGGATGAAATCTATGTTCGGATTGATGCCATATTCCTTTACGGAACCATCGGGGAAAATTACTTCTGAAATTTCCCAATAGCCGTTCAAGTGGTGCAAATCCTCTTTGTTTATGGAAGAATCCGCACACGCCCAAAACATAATGATCAATACAATGGAAAGGATTCGTTTCATACTATCACAAGTTAAATATTTTATAGCTCTGATGAATATTTTTAACAACGCTTTCTGTTCTATCCGCATGGGTGTCGCTAATAAAAATCTGACCAAAATTGTCGTTTTTAACCAAGCCAACAATATGCGCTACGCGATTTTCGTCCAATTTGTCAAAAATATCATCCAATAATAGAATGGGGGTGGTGTCCGCCAATTGCTTTATAAAATGGAACTGTGCCAATTTTAAGGCGATCAAAAAAGACTTTTGTTGTCCCTGACTTCCAAATTTTTTGATGGGGTGACCGGCAATGGTGAAATTAAGATCGTCCTTGTGCACCCCGACCGAAGTGTATTGTAGTGCACGGTCTTTTTCAATATTACTTTCCAAAAGGGATAAAAGGGAGGTGTTGCTCAACTGACTTTCGTAGGCAAGATTTATTTGTTCGTCCTTTTCTGATATATTTTGGTATTGCTCCTTAAAAATGGGCAGAAAAGAGTTAATGAATTCAACCCTTTTTTGATGGATTTCCGTTCCCAAGGAATACAACTGTTCGTTGTAAATACTCAAGGTGTCCTGGTCGAACGTACGGTTGGCAGCAAAGTATTTTAATAGCGAGTTTCGCTGTGATACAACTTTGTTGTACTTAATGAGGTTTTGCAGATACACTTTGTCCGATTGGGATATAACGCCATCCATAAACTTTCTTCTGGTGTCGCTCCCTTCTAAAATTAGGTCGCGATCCGATGGGGAAATTATCACAAGTGGTAAAAAACCTATATGTTCGGAGAACTTCTCATAAGGTTTGCCATTGCGCTTTATCACTTTTTTTGTGCCTTTTTTAAAGGAGCAGAGTATTTTTTCCGTTCTGCTGTTTTTCTCAAACTCACCTTCGACCACAAAAAAATCAGTATTGTGTTTTATGTTTTGGGTGGACACGGGATTAAAGTAGCTTTTCCCAAAACACAAGTGGTAAATTGCATCCAAAACATTGGTCTTTCCCACACCGTTATCGCCCACCAAACAATTGATCACAGGGTCGAAATCCAGTGTTTTGGAATCAAAATTTTTGTAATTGACTAAAGATAAATGTCTTAAAAACATAAAAAAATAGAGAAACAATTCGGAATTAAAAGGTGGCCCCTTAAAAAAGGGAATTCAAAAATAACGAATAAATTACCTTTTGGTTTTGGATAAAAACTTTATTTTTGCGCGACCAATTAAATGATGGATGGCAACATACAAGAAGAGAGGCTTTAAGCCAAAAAATAAGGAAGAGGAAGCTCAGATAGAAGAACACGACAGCACAACGGCCGAAGTTTTTAATACTTTGGACGAGAGCGCTTCCAAAACCGAAGCATGGGTTCAAAAGAACCAAAACTATATTTTGGGCGTAATTGGCGTAATTGCGGTGGGAGTTTTGGCCTACTTGGGTTACCATCAATTTATCCAGAACCCAAAAGAAGCGTCAGCAGCGAACGAGCTTTTTTATCCACAACAATATTTTGACCAAGCTTTGGCAAGTGAAACCGAGAAAGATTCATTGTTCACCCTTGCACTGAACGGAGCACAAGGTAAATATGGTTTTTTGGATATTATCGAAGAGTATAGTGGTACCAAGGCCGCCAATCTTGCCAAATATTCGGCGGGCATGACCTACCTTAACCTTAAACAGTACGATCAAGCGGTTGCTCAATTGGAAGGTTTCTCTTCTGATGATGATATTATGGGCGCCATGGCCAAAGGGGGTATTGGGGATGCTTTTTCCCAGTTGAACCAGCAAGAAGACGCTTTGGATTATTACGAAAAAGCCATTGCACATAGCGATAACGAATTTACA
It includes:
- a CDS encoding DUF721 domain-containing protein yields the protein MAKRHSSHIPLSEALNEFIQENKLQKGMDKVNAREAWTNLMGNGVNNYTTAVELKNETLFVSLSSSVLREELSLGKSKIIKMINEEMGKELVKKLVLR
- a CDS encoding tetratricopeptide repeat protein, coding for MATYKKRGFKPKNKEEEAQIEEHDSTTAEVFNTLDESASKTEAWVQKNQNYILGVIGVIAVGVLAYLGYHQFIQNPKEASAANELFYPQQYFDQALASETEKDSLFTLALNGAQGKYGFLDIIEEYSGTKAANLAKYSAGMTYLNLKQYDQAVAQLEGFSSDDDIMGAMAKGGIGDAFSQLNQQEDALDYYEKAIAHSDNEFTAPRFLHKAGIVALDLGDKSKALEYFERIKEEYPNSQEANNVDALIGLAQN
- the recF gene encoding DNA replication/repair protein RecF (All proteins in this family for which functions are known are DNA-binding proteins that assist the filamentation of RecA onto DNA for the initiation of recombination or recombinational repair.), which translates into the protein MFLRHLSLVNYKNFDSKTLDFDPVINCLVGDNGVGKTNVLDAIYHLCFGKSYFNPVSTQNIKHNTDFFVVEGEFEKNSRTEKILCSFKKGTKKVIKRNGKPYEKFSEHIGFLPLVIISPSDRDLILEGSDTRRKFMDGVISQSDKVYLQNLIKYNKVVSQRNSLLKYFAANRTFDQDTLSIYNEQLYSLGTEIHQKRVEFINSFLPIFKEQYQNISEKDEQINLAYESQLSNTSLLSLLESNIEKDRALQYTSVGVHKDDLNFTIAGHPIKKFGSQGQQKSFLIALKLAQFHFIKQLADTTPILLLDDIFDKLDENRVAHIVGLVKNDNFGQIFISDTHADRTESVVKNIHQSYKIFNL
- a CDS encoding nucleoside-diphosphate kinase is translated as MTGNRTFTMIKPDAVENGYIGAILDKITAAGFKIVAMKYTQLSKRDAEIFYAIHKERPFFGELVEFMTRGPIVAAILEKDNAVDDFRALIGATNPEEAAEGTIRKLYAASIGENAVHGSDSDENAAIEGTFHFSGREIY